In Arsenicicoccus dermatophilus, a genomic segment contains:
- a CDS encoding CocE/NonD family hydrolase, whose product MRTRSTDATPTDATLIDVVAGDGTTLRTLHVPSCPERARGTVLIRTPYDASRLVPEASSWARAGYHAYVQDVRGRHGSGGRWIPYEHEGSDGADTVRALATAGRVQGALLLSGSSYGAHAALEAARVLTRTGGPRPAGIVAMVPALGLWDTAHAPDGTPRVRDRLGWWLQHGCGRVSGPPVSPAALDLLCARAEQGGVRSVLDDLPPEILAVLPRSTAATAQADLPVLWRRLWDAPRPDPVARWSPMNLPVLVVTGDHDFFAEDARLLAGSWPGPASLVTGDWGHGMGTELAQDHPVRAALRTWGGLMPVVTAWAEAAAAYHPTTLQARRLQTWLRLDPRSGWIPTSPRRAA is encoded by the coding sequence ATGAGAACTCGTTCGACCGATGCGACCCCGACCGATGCGACCTTGATCGACGTCGTCGCCGGCGACGGCACCACGCTGCGCACCCTGCACGTGCCGTCCTGCCCCGAGCGGGCTCGCGGCACCGTGCTGATCCGGACCCCCTACGACGCGTCGAGGCTCGTGCCCGAGGCGTCGAGCTGGGCCCGCGCGGGATACCACGCCTACGTCCAGGACGTGAGAGGCCGCCACGGATCTGGCGGGCGGTGGATCCCCTACGAGCACGAAGGATCGGACGGAGCCGACACCGTACGCGCGCTGGCGACGGCCGGGCGGGTGCAGGGTGCCTTGTTGCTGAGCGGCTCGTCGTACGGCGCCCATGCCGCCCTCGAGGCCGCCAGGGTGCTGACCCGAACAGGCGGACCCAGGCCGGCCGGGATCGTGGCCATGGTGCCGGCGCTCGGGCTGTGGGACACCGCGCATGCCCCCGACGGGACCCCCCGCGTGCGAGACCGCCTCGGGTGGTGGCTGCAGCACGGGTGCGGACGGGTCTCAGGTCCGCCCGTGTCCCCGGCCGCCCTCGACCTGCTGTGCGCCCGGGCCGAGCAGGGCGGCGTCCGATCGGTGCTGGACGACCTGCCGCCGGAGATCCTCGCCGTCCTGCCCCGGTCAACGGCTGCCACCGCGCAGGCGGACCTGCCCGTGCTGTGGCGACGGCTCTGGGACGCACCCCGGCCTGACCCCGTCGCCCGGTGGTCGCCGATGAACCTGCCTGTCCTGGTGGTGACCGGCGACCACGACTTCTTCGCCGAGGACGCGCGGCTGCTCGCCGGATCGTGGCCCGGCCCGGCATCCCTGGTCACGGGTGACTGGGGCCATGGGATGGGCACCGAGCTGGCCCAGGACCACCCGGTCAGGGCCGCGCTGCGCACCTGGGGCGGACTGATGCCTGTCGTCACGGCCTGGGCCGAAGCGGCAGCCGCGTACCACCCCACCACCCTCCAAGCGCGGCGGCTGCAGACCTGGCTGCGCCTGGACCCCCGCTCCGGATGGATCCCCACCTCCCCCAGGAGAGCTGCATGA
- a CDS encoding prolyl oligopeptidase family serine peptidase, with translation MTAVGSAEWFLEQIREIGAGARWSVPRPTPWGLMHIHRPARDGREADVGVWRSTRYQLVHQDPGRLDLPVTDPVSILSGGGACAVLEREPGSERRALRWVCGPGHPPGDVLAQGISPTTRPLLTTQGQVLLCPEHPDGAVRSLATTVHEGRTRVVLVERTTRSTRITLVREPDERPGRPAPVVAEPAGSPLLDIPSSIPTHLVSSGPLLHVDDHLTTPAGDIIWRLPAGRVSAVVQEDHHRRPDGPPTASPGPLLAVTRQDGELQVRRLQPGDDPTPPLWRAPLGTDLRGMTVHDDRSLWLVTRRAEDPSRLERLDLTADIPPAPAQGSPGQCLHERRRTPGDEDTSVPYVVTASPCGSRRDDPPVLLTVYGGFGVEHWPEAEPTTAAWTRAGGLVVTAQVRGGGEHGPAWHAAGRGERKRRAVQDLLAIIRHVVADGLTRPGRIILCGASHGGLVALLAALDEDTRHPEVGGVAVTAPLLDVRDLSRHGNGRFWADEFPRSGAGRAAVSPLHVVASADTPLPPLWLASMGRDERVADDANDFARRWARRGHVTHIREADSAHVTPDLDQLDSRAAHMLSFAWNCTR, from the coding sequence ATGACGGCGGTCGGCTCGGCGGAGTGGTTCCTCGAGCAGATCCGTGAGATCGGCGCAGGCGCCAGGTGGTCCGTGCCGAGGCCGACGCCCTGGGGTCTGATGCACATCCACCGCCCAGCACGAGACGGCCGCGAGGCAGACGTCGGCGTATGGCGCAGCACCCGGTATCAGCTGGTCCACCAGGACCCTGGCCGGCTGGACCTGCCGGTCACCGATCCCGTGTCCATCCTGTCGGGAGGTGGAGCCTGCGCCGTCCTGGAGCGCGAGCCCGGCAGCGAGCGACGCGCCCTGCGCTGGGTCTGCGGCCCCGGACACCCGCCGGGTGACGTGCTGGCCCAGGGGATCTCGCCCACGACGAGACCCCTGCTGACGACGCAGGGCCAGGTCCTGCTGTGCCCTGAGCACCCCGACGGCGCCGTCCGGTCCTTGGCCACGACGGTCCACGAGGGCCGGACGCGGGTCGTCCTGGTGGAACGCACGACACGGAGCACCCGCATCACGCTCGTCCGGGAGCCCGACGAGCGTCCCGGGCGTCCGGCACCGGTCGTGGCCGAGCCGGCCGGCAGCCCGCTTCTCGACATACCGAGCTCGATCCCCACACACCTGGTGAGCAGCGGTCCGTTGCTGCACGTCGACGACCACCTGACGACCCCCGCCGGGGACATCATCTGGCGCCTGCCCGCCGGGCGCGTGTCCGCCGTCGTCCAGGAAGACCATCATCGTCGTCCCGACGGGCCGCCCACCGCCTCACCCGGCCCCCTCCTCGCCGTGACCCGGCAGGACGGTGAGCTGCAGGTCAGGCGCCTGCAGCCGGGCGACGATCCGACACCCCCGCTGTGGCGGGCCCCGCTGGGGACCGACCTGCGAGGCATGACGGTGCACGACGACCGTTCCCTGTGGCTGGTCACCCGCCGGGCAGAGGACCCGAGCCGGTTGGAACGCCTCGACCTCACCGCCGACATACCCCCTGCCCCTGCCCAGGGCTCGCCGGGGCAGTGCCTCCATGAACGCCGTCGCACCCCGGGCGACGAGGACACATCCGTGCCCTATGTCGTCACGGCCAGCCCTTGCGGCAGCAGGCGCGACGACCCGCCGGTGCTCCTGACCGTCTACGGCGGCTTCGGGGTCGAGCACTGGCCCGAGGCGGAACCCACCACAGCGGCCTGGACCAGAGCCGGTGGCCTCGTCGTCACGGCACAGGTCCGCGGCGGTGGCGAGCACGGCCCGGCCTGGCACGCCGCCGGCCGCGGCGAGCGCAAGCGTCGGGCGGTCCAGGACCTGCTCGCGATCATCCGCCACGTGGTGGCTGACGGACTCACCCGACCTGGCCGGATCATCCTGTGCGGCGCGTCCCACGGGGGCCTCGTCGCGCTGCTCGCCGCCCTGGACGAGGACACCCGGCACCCGGAGGTGGGCGGGGTCGCGGTGACCGCCCCGCTCCTCGACGTCCGCGATCTCTCCAGACACGGGAACGGTCGCTTCTGGGCCGACGAGTTCCCGCGCTCGGGTGCAGGCCGAGCAGCCGTGTCACCTCTGCACGTCGTGGCCTCCGCTGACACACCCCTGCCACCCCTGTGGCTCGCGTCCATGGGGCGCGACGAGCGAGTCGCCGACGACGCGAACGACTTCGCCCGCCGATGGGCCCGACGCGGTCACGTCACCCACATCCGCGAAGCGGATTCCGCCCACGTGACCCCCGACCTCGACCAGCTCGACAGCCGCGCGGCCCACATGCTCTCCTTCGCATGGAACTGCACCCGATAG
- a CDS encoding GNAT family N-acetyltransferase: MIGSAGRGRGRGTEATRLVVEHGLTTMGLHRISLEVYDVNPRARHVYEKVGFVRADLVAATLMTVPSGIRTQEVSQPSHRICGTRPARSRPVRDLLLPLGGDGEHLVDVPRLAGGRRDRALSAGGHLPDLVVVVHDARPPPTWAPGAR, from the coding sequence CTGATCGGGTCGGCCGGTCGCGGTCGCGGGCGCGGCACCGAGGCCACCCGCCTGGTCGTCGAGCACGGCCTCACCACGATGGGGCTGCACCGGATCAGCCTGGAGGTCTACGACGTCAACCCGCGGGCGCGGCACGTCTACGAGAAGGTCGGGTTCGTGCGCGCGGACCTCGTGGCGGCGACCTTGATGACCGTCCCGTCCGGCATACGCACGCAGGAAGTCTCGCAGCCCAGCCACCGGATCTGCGGGACGAGGCCCGCTCGATCCCGACCCGTCCGTGACCTGCTGCTGCCGCTCGGCGGGGACGGCGAGCACCTCGTCGACGTCCCACGGCTCGCGGGAGGTCGTCGTGATCGCGCCCTCTCCGCTGGCGGACACCTGCCCGATCTCGTGGTCGTCGTCCACGACGCTCGACCTCCTCCCACGTGGGCGCCCGGTGCCCGCTGA
- a CDS encoding trypsin-like peptidase domain-containing protein produces the protein MRSPVLVHAASICLTAVGVVASSPVAQAAGGFDDFDSTVRIHNCSAALVRLPGSQDRDKALVLTNGHCVPAGRLNGTEVVVDQAWPSGSADAQVMSGNEGQMRVVRKIKLERIVYATMNRTDIAVVRTNTTYSQLASANVRVRALSTTRPAPGTAVNVPSAYWKTAGLGCAVDAIVPVLREGDWTWNDSMRLAGDSCTGLRPGASGSPMIDDSSGDIVGVVNTVQTGDGSPCSENNPCEGRNGVTAPAGTTYGQQTWWAAGCFKASAFNPGPACKLPRP, from the coding sequence ATGCGATCACCTGTCCTCGTCCATGCCGCATCGATCTGTCTGACCGCCGTCGGGGTGGTGGCTTCATCGCCGGTGGCTCAGGCCGCCGGGGGATTCGACGACTTCGACTCCACTGTCCGGATCCACAACTGCTCCGCGGCGCTGGTCCGGTTGCCCGGCTCGCAAGACCGCGACAAGGCGCTCGTGCTCACCAACGGGCACTGCGTGCCTGCGGGCCGCCTGAACGGCACCGAAGTCGTCGTGGATCAGGCATGGCCCTCCGGATCTGCGGATGCCCAGGTCATGTCCGGCAACGAGGGCCAGATGAGGGTGGTCCGCAAGATCAAGCTCGAGCGCATCGTCTACGCCACCATGAACCGCACCGACATCGCCGTCGTGCGGACCAACACCACCTACTCCCAGCTCGCCTCGGCGAACGTGCGTGTGCGTGCCCTGTCCACGACTCGGCCAGCTCCCGGCACGGCCGTCAACGTGCCGTCGGCATACTGGAAGACCGCCGGCCTCGGTTGCGCCGTCGATGCCATCGTTCCTGTGCTGCGCGAGGGCGACTGGACCTGGAACGATTCCATGCGGCTGGCCGGGGACAGCTGCACCGGGCTGCGTCCTGGCGCCAGCGGCTCACCGATGATCGATGACAGCTCCGGCGACATCGTCGGGGTCGTCAACACGGTGCAGACCGGCGACGGGTCTCCCTGCTCGGAGAACAACCCCTGCGAAGGCCGCAACGGCGTCACCGCACCCGCAGGTACCACCTATGGGCAGCAGACCTGGTGGGCCGCAGGTTGCTTCAAGGCGAGCGCCTTCAACCCCGGCCCCGCCTGCAAGCTCCCCCGTCCCTGA
- a CDS encoding YcaO-like family protein, with protein sequence MSITDRQAWPLDALVDEQCGIIRRVREVLTPERAPQAYTSLTAEVSDARRLGEWPADRVSLGTTFGDAQGAWMAAVGEACERYCGNHLPPGGEGLRQGTARELRAEGLEVIDLETLPRFADWQLARPGFECTDLTQDTPTLWVPCAEDHPDLAARGAGPQVWAPSSLVHLNWRLRRYRHLPRVHHLNYAGIATGQGLADAIDRALFEVVERDALELWWHLDGPARGIDPATVPGLTEAMQGCDLRFWVVVMPSDLAPAFAALVHDPLTDVYAAGFSAKADPAEAARKAVLEAVHTWIYTLGTVEADGWVYQAVEAGLMAKGLHLEHRSDRRYLDSAGDQLRLVRDLGAHVQLWQDPRLHHLAGRFTQPSLGTGSLTEVSPVPASILRRRLAEAGHRVVVHDLTTPDIAPTGLRVARVLVGDLVPNAPAAFAYYGMPRFAQAARSWGRPVPAGPDDLTLAPAPHM encoded by the coding sequence ATGAGCATCACCGACCGCCAGGCCTGGCCCCTGGACGCCCTCGTCGACGAGCAGTGCGGGATCATCCGCCGAGTGCGTGAGGTCCTCACTCCCGAGCGGGCACCACAGGCCTACACATCCCTGACCGCAGAGGTGTCCGACGCACGCCGCCTCGGCGAGTGGCCCGCCGATCGGGTATCGCTCGGAACGACCTTCGGCGACGCCCAAGGCGCCTGGATGGCCGCGGTCGGCGAGGCCTGCGAGAGGTACTGCGGCAACCACCTTCCTCCCGGGGGCGAGGGTCTGCGCCAGGGGACCGCACGGGAGCTGCGTGCCGAGGGCCTGGAGGTGATCGACCTCGAGACGCTGCCACGGTTCGCGGACTGGCAGCTCGCCCGCCCGGGGTTCGAGTGCACCGACCTCACGCAGGACACCCCGACCCTGTGGGTACCCTGCGCCGAGGACCATCCCGACCTGGCTGCCCGGGGTGCCGGCCCGCAGGTGTGGGCGCCGTCCAGCCTGGTGCACCTGAACTGGCGGCTGCGCCGCTACCGCCACCTGCCCAGGGTGCACCATCTCAACTACGCCGGCATCGCGACCGGTCAGGGTCTGGCCGACGCGATCGACCGGGCACTCTTCGAGGTCGTCGAGAGGGACGCCCTCGAGCTGTGGTGGCACCTGGACGGCCCTGCCCGCGGGATCGATCCAGCCACCGTGCCCGGGCTGACCGAGGCCATGCAGGGATGTGACCTGCGGTTCTGGGTCGTGGTGATGCCCTCCGACCTAGCACCGGCCTTCGCGGCCCTGGTCCACGATCCCCTCACGGACGTGTATGCCGCAGGCTTCTCGGCCAAGGCAGACCCGGCCGAGGCCGCCCGCAAAGCGGTTCTGGAGGCGGTGCACACCTGGATCTACACGCTGGGCACCGTCGAGGCCGACGGGTGGGTCTACCAGGCCGTCGAGGCGGGCCTCATGGCCAAAGGCCTGCACCTGGAGCACCGGAGCGACCGACGCTACCTGGACAGCGCAGGGGACCAGCTGCGCCTGGTCCGAGACCTGGGCGCCCACGTCCAGCTGTGGCAGGACCCTCGGCTCCACCACCTCGCAGGCAGGTTCACGCAGCCGTCGCTCGGGACGGGGTCGTTGACCGAGGTGTCCCCGGTGCCGGCCTCCATCCTGCGCCGCCGGCTGGCAGAGGCCGGGCACCGGGTCGTCGTCCATGACCTCACGACCCCGGACATCGCCCCCACGGGGCTGCGCGTGGCCCGGGTCCTCGTGGGCGACCTGGTCCCCAACGCCCCAGCCGCGTTCGCCTACTACGGCATGCCGCGGTTCGCGCAGGCGGCCCGGTCCTGGGGCCGTCCCGTCCCCGCCGGGCCGGACGACCTGACCCTGGCCCCCGCACCGCACATGTGA
- a CDS encoding ABC transporter ATP-binding protein, with protein MHGTLADNLRLGAWQASPEELTDALSRAGLPLTRATFPDGLDTLLGEGGATLSGGERARVCLARALLLDPAILVLDEVTASLDAAAEDAVMTAVSRLGCTVLVISHRERTLATCHRVVRWS; from the coding sequence GTGCACGGGACCCTGGCCGACAACCTGCGCCTCGGCGCGTGGCAGGCATCGCCGGAGGAGCTGACCGACGCCCTGTCACGAGCCGGCCTGCCCCTGACGCGGGCGACCTTCCCCGACGGCCTGGACACCCTCCTGGGCGAGGGCGGGGCAACCTTGTCCGGAGGCGAGCGAGCGCGGGTCTGCCTGGCCCGGGCGCTGCTGCTGGATCCTGCGATCCTGGTCCTCGACGAGGTGACGGCCTCCTTGGACGCCGCCGCCGAAGACGCGGTGATGACTGCGGTGTCCCGGCTCGGGTGCACCGTCCTGGTCATCAGCCACCGGGAGCGGACCCTCGCCACCTGTCATCGCGTCGTGCGGTGGTCCTGA
- a CDS encoding ATP-binding cassette domain-containing protein: MISPAVEAPAPLAAEERSDPPITRLVARAVDVRLWRLAARHPRRLGATVLLQLGVTVTYWVQAICLALTLARVAGAARGATAAQDVWGPVAGVLACLMTRALLVLAQARAAARLGAAVRGCLREQVLRSLLTPARLYDASDRMGARRLALTEGVEGVDAYASTYIPAALQVWCLCPVILVVLAVLDPWAAAALAACIAVAVLGPRAWRRLLLRRGRSHWDSYEALSADHLESLRVMPTLRVLGAVHRRRAALAARSDALHRDTVSTMRLSLLDTGLIDLGIQAGLLLASGLAALHAVGLGPGGGETAQPYLVLLLASEAFRPVRDLARAWHAGYLGLSALDSLDAALHPGSSAVASPTACAGRPAAEPSPLAGQEVRELVLEDVEFSYGPEVPVLRGATLALRPGRLVALTGPSGSGKSTLLDLALGLLQPQRGSVRRPDHVAVVSQRSYLFPGTVAQTLRTSNPSAPEAELWEALESVGLAGTVRGWPDGLATRIGEAGHDLSGGQRQRLAVARALLARADLLLLDEPTSALDEGASRQVLATLRTRSRSAIVVMIAHRPEALAAADLVLRLEEGKVVEVPAEESSGSDVPVDDGVPAGTGVPAPVGGDDKQGRAALEGPGTTGGRSTVQDMARLLPHLRPERAALAWTTVVDLAAAVSLVGLSVATAHLVATAVVDRRVDGPGWWVAAVLLALVRPVLTWHEMDISHDVAYRVLARLRMALYDGYARGVPSRRAVHSGRLAATAMSDVERLEFFYAHTVAQLAAAAVLVLVAVPLLALLSPAMAVVLLLGTSLLALVTVAVQGRGDRWGEAQQARLADLSSTVVDLLAGTREILVLGRREQAVTDLSALAEHMDVPARRIRLLEALGTTAREAVVVATAVALLLAAWAQPGTDPVWLPCLLAGALTVLAPVAEAIATTARLQPHRACARRVADGIDLGCDASAPAVGDDHVPEVPAEADRRAVVTRGAVVRLGDRSRVRVPDLDLGAGEHVGIAGPSGIGKSTLARLLVGLWEQDEGLVLVAGRPRPGSRTTNGHEWCSWSSRTPPWCTGPWPTTCASARGRHRRRS, from the coding sequence ATGATCAGCCCCGCCGTCGAGGCTCCGGCTCCGCTCGCTGCAGAGGAGCGGTCCGATCCACCGATCACCAGGCTCGTCGCCCGCGCCGTCGACGTCCGCCTGTGGCGGCTGGCTGCGCGGCATCCTCGACGGCTCGGCGCGACCGTGCTGCTCCAGCTGGGGGTCACCGTCACCTACTGGGTCCAGGCGATCTGCCTGGCCCTGACCCTGGCCCGGGTCGCGGGCGCGGCGCGGGGGGCAACGGCTGCGCAGGACGTCTGGGGACCTGTGGCCGGGGTGCTGGCCTGCCTGATGACGCGGGCACTGCTGGTCCTGGCGCAGGCGCGCGCGGCGGCCCGTCTGGGTGCGGCGGTGCGTGGATGCCTGCGAGAGCAGGTCCTGCGGTCCTTGCTGACCCCGGCTCGGCTGTATGACGCGTCCGACCGGATGGGCGCCCGCCGGCTGGCGCTCACCGAGGGGGTGGAGGGGGTCGATGCCTACGCCAGCACCTACATCCCGGCGGCGCTGCAGGTCTGGTGCCTGTGCCCGGTGATCCTCGTGGTGCTCGCGGTGCTGGATCCTTGGGCTGCGGCGGCTCTCGCGGCGTGCATCGCGGTGGCCGTCCTGGGGCCGCGCGCCTGGCGCCGGCTTCTCCTGCGGCGTGGGCGCAGCCACTGGGACAGCTACGAGGCCCTGAGCGCAGACCACCTGGAGTCCTTGCGGGTCATGCCGACGCTGCGGGTGCTGGGCGCGGTGCACCGTCGTCGGGCGGCCCTCGCGGCGCGCTCGGACGCCCTGCACCGCGACACGGTCTCGACGATGCGGCTGTCGCTGCTGGACACCGGGCTGATCGATCTCGGCATCCAGGCGGGTCTGCTGCTGGCCTCAGGTCTGGCAGCGCTGCACGCGGTCGGCCTCGGCCCCGGCGGTGGCGAGACGGCTCAGCCCTACCTGGTGCTGCTGCTGGCCTCGGAGGCCTTCCGACCCGTGCGTGACCTGGCACGGGCCTGGCACGCCGGCTACCTGGGGCTGTCGGCCCTGGACAGCCTGGACGCCGCGCTGCATCCCGGGTCGTCCGCCGTGGCGTCGCCCACGGCTTGCGCCGGGCGACCGGCCGCCGAGCCGAGCCCGCTCGCGGGCCAGGAGGTCCGCGAGCTCGTCCTGGAGGACGTCGAGTTCAGCTACGGCCCGGAAGTCCCCGTCCTGCGCGGTGCCACGCTCGCGCTGCGGCCCGGCCGGCTGGTCGCCCTCACGGGCCCCTCGGGCTCCGGCAAGTCGACGCTGCTCGACCTGGCTCTCGGTCTGCTCCAGCCCCAGCGGGGGTCGGTCCGGCGCCCGGACCACGTCGCCGTGGTGTCCCAGCGCTCCTACCTCTTCCCCGGGACGGTGGCGCAGACGTTGCGCACGAGCAACCCCTCCGCCCCGGAGGCAGAGCTGTGGGAGGCGCTCGAGTCCGTGGGGCTTGCCGGGACGGTGCGAGGCTGGCCCGACGGGCTGGCCACCCGCATCGGGGAGGCAGGGCACGACCTGTCGGGCGGGCAGCGTCAGCGCCTGGCGGTCGCCCGAGCCCTGCTCGCCCGGGCCGACCTCCTGCTGCTGGACGAGCCCACCAGCGCCCTGGACGAGGGGGCCTCGCGTCAGGTCCTCGCCACGCTGCGGACCCGGTCCCGGAGTGCGATCGTGGTGATGATCGCCCATCGCCCCGAGGCCCTGGCCGCCGCCGACCTGGTCCTGCGCCTCGAGGAGGGCAAGGTCGTCGAGGTCCCGGCCGAGGAGTCGAGCGGATCCGACGTCCCGGTGGACGACGGTGTCCCTGCGGGGACCGGCGTCCCCGCACCCGTCGGCGGTGACGACAAGCAGGGCCGGGCGGCGCTGGAGGGGCCCGGGACGACCGGGGGCCGATCGACCGTCCAGGACATGGCCCGCCTGCTGCCCCACCTGCGTCCGGAGCGAGCAGCGCTGGCCTGGACCACGGTGGTGGACCTGGCCGCGGCCGTCTCTCTCGTGGGCCTGTCGGTGGCCACGGCCCACCTCGTCGCCACCGCCGTCGTGGACCGCCGGGTCGACGGTCCGGGATGGTGGGTGGCTGCCGTCCTGCTGGCCCTCGTGCGGCCGGTGCTGACCTGGCACGAGATGGACATCTCTCACGACGTGGCCTACCGGGTGCTGGCCCGGCTGCGGATGGCCCTGTATGACGGCTACGCCCGCGGGGTGCCGTCACGACGCGCCGTGCACTCCGGCCGGTTGGCGGCCACGGCGATGTCCGACGTCGAACGGCTCGAGTTCTTCTACGCGCATACCGTCGCCCAGCTGGCGGCCGCCGCCGTGCTGGTGCTGGTGGCGGTGCCGCTGCTCGCTCTGCTCTCTCCCGCCATGGCGGTGGTCCTGCTGCTGGGCACCTCCCTGCTGGCCCTGGTGACGGTCGCGGTCCAGGGCCGGGGGGACCGGTGGGGCGAGGCGCAGCAGGCGAGGTTGGCGGACCTGTCCTCGACGGTCGTCGACCTCCTGGCTGGCACGAGAGAGATCCTGGTCCTGGGCCGGCGCGAGCAGGCTGTGACCGACCTGTCGGCCCTGGCGGAGCACATGGACGTGCCGGCGCGCCGCATCCGCCTGCTGGAGGCACTGGGGACCACGGCCCGGGAAGCCGTCGTGGTGGCTACCGCCGTCGCGCTGCTCCTCGCCGCCTGGGCGCAGCCGGGGACGGACCCGGTGTGGCTGCCGTGCCTGCTGGCAGGGGCCCTGACGGTGCTGGCGCCGGTCGCGGAGGCGATCGCCACCACGGCCCGTCTGCAGCCGCACCGGGCCTGCGCCCGCCGGGTGGCCGACGGCATCGACCTGGGCTGCGACGCGTCTGCTCCCGCCGTGGGGGACGACCACGTCCCAGAGGTGCCGGCGGAGGCGGACCGGCGAGCCGTGGTCACGCGTGGGGCGGTCGTCAGGCTCGGCGACCGGTCCCGGGTGCGGGTGCCCGACCTCGACCTGGGCGCGGGGGAGCATGTGGGCATCGCGGGCCCGTCGGGCATCGGGAAGTCCACCTTGGCGCGGCTGCTCGTGGGCCTGTGGGAGCAGGACGAGGGCCTGGTGCTCGTCGCGGGGCGACCCCGGCCCGGATCCCGGACGACGAACGGCCACGAGTGGTGCAGCTGGTCGAGCAGGACGCCCCCCTGGTGCACGGGACCCTGGCCGACAACCTGCGCCTCGGCGCGTGGCAGGCATCGCCGGAGGAGCTGA
- the amiA gene encoding streptamidine family RiPP has translation MENDIAVEIQETEHLAHLSASHSNALVENPFEV, from the coding sequence ATGGAGAACGACATCGCCGTGGAGATCCAGGAGACCGAGCACCTGGCCCACCTGTCTGCGTCGCACTCGAACGCCCTCGTGGAGAACCCCTTCGAGGTCTGA